From a region of the bacterium genome:
- a CDS encoding PaREP1 family protein gives MAYKGASRGACRTNQGIHCQNKEIDRKGEKEMKATKDNKVSRYIAQAERYLQQGEKELAAGDLRQAGEKYWGGATQILKAWATAKGIQHNGHAWLFESADKLSEEEKEPILRKQFSLAGMLHTNFYEGWLTKREVEDNASEVKAFYNKIKEILGYLLDSPI, from the coding sequence ATGGCTTACAAAGGAGCAAGTAGAGGAGCATGCAGAACAAACCAAGGCATTCATTGCCAAAATAAAGAAATTGATAGAAAAGGAGAAAAAGAGATGAAGGCGACAAAGGACAATAAGGTAAGCCGATACATAGCTCAGGCAGAGAGATATTTACAGCAAGGCGAAAAGGAGCTTGCAGCGGGTGATTTGCGTCAAGCAGGAGAGAAATATTGGGGAGGAGCAACACAAATACTAAAGGCCTGGGCAACTGCCAAAGGCATACAGCATAACGGTCATGCCTGGCTATTTGAGTCGGCAGATAAACTTTCCGAAGAAGAAAAAGAGCCTATTTTGAGGAAACAGTTTAGTTTGGCAGGTATGTTGCACACAAATTTTTACGAAGGATGGCTTACCAAAAGAGAAGTAGAAGATAATGCTTCTGAAGTAAAGGCATTTTACAATAAAATAAAAGAAATATTAGGGTATCTGCTTGACTCCCCTATTTAA